AATGTTACATGGGATCTTGATTGCGTTAACCGCGCAGGCGATTATTGCTGCCGGCGTGTATGGTAAATGGCTGCTGGTTTTGTTTGCCGGTGTCTTTATTAACTCAATTGGAAACGGCATTATCATCGGTCTGGTCTCAATTATGATTGCCGACACTATCCGATACGGTGCCAGCATGGGGATTCAGGCAGAAGGTATTTTAGCTTCAACGGATGATTTTGGCGTTAACTTTGGTCTGGGAATTGGCGGCTTGATTACGGCCGGCTTGTTTCACGTGTCGGGTTACGTTGCCAATCAGTCACAGAATGCGGCGACTTTGTCGATGATTAATTGGAACTATGTTTGGATTCCACTGGTGATTTATATCGGGATGTATCTGGTGTTGAATTTATATGATGAACAGCGAATTATTGATGCCATTGAAAAATAAAATTGTGGTGAAAGTCGATTTGATACCGCAATCTAACTAAACAAGGCACCCATTTCTGACCTTGAAATGGGTGCCTTGTTTAGTTGAATGACCGGTTCCGGAAACATTTACGAGTGCGGCGTCCTCAACTGCATATTGGTATTAAAAAATTGTGGATACGCCAAATAACACGATATCGTACTGCCAATACTAGTGGCCGCCATGAGCATAAAGGTGACCATGATCTGGTACATAATCGCCTTCGTAGGGTCAACACCAGCAAAGATCAGACCAGACATCATACCGGGGAGGCTGACAATCCCCACGGTTTTTGCCGAATCAATCGTGGGACTCATCCCAGTCCGAATTGCTTCTCGTACGACCGTAATGGCGGTTTGGTAACGCGTCGCTCCCAAAGCCAACCTTTCCAACAACCCTTGGCGCTGATCATGGAACTGGCTGTTCAAGCTTCGGTAGGCCAAACCAATCGCAACCATCGCATTGCTGGCAATCATACCGGAAACCGGCACGATTTGACTGGGAACAAAGGCAATCGCTTTCGCCAAAACCAGCAAGCCAATTGTAACCCCCGTGGCAACGGCAATGGCAAGCAGACTGATCACAAAAGCATGGGGAATGCCTTTGGCACGGCCTCTTGCATTCCAAGCTGCGTTGAAGACAATGATCGCTACCATGAGAAGTGTCAGCCAAGCTCGGTTAACTGAGATGATATAGGTCAGGACGTAACCGACAATTGTCAGTTGAATAACGGCACGGATGACGCCGATTACCAAGTCTTTTTCAAGACCAATTTTTTCTTTGAGGCTGATAAAAAATGCGACAGCCACTAAGGCAACTGCAAAAAATAAAGCGGTCGGGGTAACAATCAGGTGATTCATGCTGTCACCTCCATTCTGCCGTCAACAATGGTGATAAGCCGATCGGCTGCCGCCAATTCAGACTCATCGTGCGTGACAGTGATAATCGTGACGCCTTGTTTGGTAAAGTTGGCCATCACTTGATGGACAGTGTCCTTTGTTGCCGCATCCAGCCCAGTTGTAATTTCATCTAATAACAGCACCTTTGGCGTGAAGATGAGATTGCGAATCAACGCGACACGCTGCTTTTCACCACCAGAAAGTTCCGTAATGTTCTTTGTCAGCATATCGGCAGGGAGATTCACATCTGCCAAAGCTTTTACCATCCGATCGTGATTGACCGGCTTTTGGCGAATTTGGAAAGGAAAGGCCAGATTGTCTTCAACTGTCTCACCAAAAAGACTGGGTTGCTGATAGCAATAAGATACCATGCGACGGTACGCCGTCGTTTCATATTCTTGTTGTGGCTGACCCGAAAATATAATTTGGCCTTCTGTGGGTGTGAGCAAGGTGGCTAATAATAACAGTAAGGTGCTCTTACCTGACCCGGAAGGACCGGTAATGGTCACAAATTCTCCCGGTGCCACCTTAAAAGAAATATTAGCCAATAGCGTTCGTTGTGAGACTGTTAAGCCAACGTTTTGTATGTCAAAAATTGCCTCTGCCATTTTTGATTCCCCCATTTTCGTTTTCTATTATTGATTGTAGAGGATTGCAAATACAATGTCACTGATAATGATTATTAATTTATAATCATACTAAATTAGCTTGTGAGTCGGCGTGACAGTCGAGTGCTTGCCGTCATGACATAAGTTGAACGCTAAGAAAAAGTGCCCCAAATATCATCTATCATCGTAAAATGGTATTTGGGGCACTTTGATTTGGACATTATTATTTATTCTTTCGCACCAGCTAATTCAAACAGCTGAGCCATTTTGGCGGACCCATCAGCGTGGAAGCTGAAGGCAACTTCACTGTAAGTTGCCCAATTATTTAACTCGGTGTCTCGGTGTTCGGCGTCGCAGGTCAGCAGTTCATGGCTGGCTGTTTGGGCAGTCTTTTTATACGATACATAACCATTGGAGTTGTACACCAGAATTGCCCCTTGGCCGGAATTGTAAGTCGTGATGCCATATGGCGTGAAATAAGTCGGCAAAACGGCCATACACTCTGCGTAGCCACTCCCCGAGGCATTATAGGACTGGCCATTTGGACGAACGTGACTTAGCTTGGTCCACAGTTCTTTGGAACGGACAACAGTTTTAGCTTTCAGTGAAGATCGATGCTTAAAAGCCTTGAGTCCTTTCGTCAATCGATAAGCATTAATTTGTTTCATGTACTGTGTGTCAACCTTGCGAGCCAATGTTGATTCCTTTATGTACTTCACGGTTAGCGAGCTTGGCATGCTGGCATAGGTGTAATTCTGCTGAATCTTGTGGGGTAAATAGCCCTTGATTGTTTTGACATAGCCGGACTTAGTGGCCGGATAACCGCTGGTCGTATACGTGTAGGTGGTACCAAACGCATTAATACCATTTGAAATGCGGGTATACGTAATGGGTGCCCGCAAAGTTTGCCCCGATGTTGAAACGTAATTAACCGTCATAGTTTTGGCGGCTTTAGCGTTGCTGCCAAATACGGCAGCCGAAACCAGTCCCAACGTCAAAGCGATGATTGATAACAATTGACTGCTTGATTTCATCTATATCCCCCCAATACGGATCGAAATTATTAAGAATTTCTTAAGTGTTTGCAAATTCATTATAGCAAATTATGCCGGAGGGCGTTCAAGAAAAAATGAATTATTTCGTGATTCTTCGAGTCCGGATGAAATTAATGATTCGGGCACTCGTGGTAACCGTTGTCCGCAGCGCAATCCCGATGATCACCACAATTAGGAAGTACTGCGGTGCAAAGTAAGAAATCAGCAGGTATAGCAGACTGAATCCGAGCATGATCTGAGCCGATCTGTATTCTTCGCGGTCATGAGCCGACATTTTGATCCCATCTGATTCACCGATTTCAATAACTTCGTGGAACATGATTGCCTGGGTCAGGTTCACCAAAATAATGATGACTGAATAAGCCATTGTCGGCAGCTGGTGGCCAAAATCGTCATTTAACCAAGAGGTCGCAAACGGCGTCAAACTGATGAAGCAAAGGTAATAAATGTTGGTGATTGTAATCAAAGACGTTGTATGTTCGATGCGACTAAATAGTTCCTGGTGATAGACCCAATACTGAGAAACAATCCCAAAACTAACAAAATAAATCACCAAATGTTTGATCAGATCCAGCATTGGTCCCTGCGCTGTACTGATTGGTGTTTTGATGTCCAACACCATAATGGTTAGAACCACAGCAAAGATCTCGTCCGAAATACCAATTAAGCGTGATTTTGAATAGTGAAACACCCCGACCATCCCCCTAGATTAGTGTATGAGCTTATTTTACAGCTCTTTAGTCGGAGAGGGTAGTTTAGTTATGAAATAAATGGTTGGTTATTGTTCTTTTTAATTTGTAGGTATATTCAATTATTGACCTGCAATGTCATTAACATATTGTTATCAATATCAAATCAAATTAGTTATGTTTTTTAGGATAGTGTGATAATATTATTTTGTAAATTAAACGGGAATGGAATTCATATAGGAGTGATACTTATGCGTGTTTTAGGGAAGAGTTCATTTATTACACGGTTTCAACAGGCGTGTGTGGCCGTGGTAGCATTCTTTGCAGTTTTAACAGGCCTTGGATTTTCAACAACGTCCACGGCCAGTGCTGCAACACCTTCAAAGGATATTTTGCGACCGACACTTGCGATAACTGGTGATGACGCTAATGGGAAGCAGCAGACGATTGCTTCAATCCAAAGTGTTGCCGATCCAACAACTACTCATGCCTTGCTGAATGTCGATAAATATTCAAACATATATGCGCGGTATTCAGTTACAAATGACTTGGGATATTCGTTGCCGGTTTGGAATTTTGTCCATCTTCCGTGGTTGTTTGATC
Above is a genomic segment from Lentilactobacillus buchneri containing:
- a CDS encoding ABC transporter permease encodes the protein MNHLIVTPTALFFAVALVAVAFFISLKEKIGLEKDLVIGVIRAVIQLTIVGYVLTYIISVNRAWLTLLMVAIIVFNAAWNARGRAKGIPHAFVISLLAIAVATGVTIGLLVLAKAIAFVPSQIVPVSGMIASNAMVAIGLAYRSLNSQFHDQRQGLLERLALGATRYQTAITVVREAIRTGMSPTIDSAKTVGIVSLPGMMSGLIFAGVDPTKAIMYQIMVTFMLMAATSIGSTISCYLAYPQFFNTNMQLRTPHS
- a CDS encoding ABC transporter ATP-binding protein, translating into MAEAIFDIQNVGLTVSQRTLLANISFKVAPGEFVTITGPSGSGKSTLLLLLATLLTPTEGQIIFSGQPQQEYETTAYRRMVSYCYQQPSLFGETVEDNLAFPFQIRQKPVNHDRMVKALADVNLPADMLTKNITELSGGEKQRVALIRNLIFTPKVLLLDEITTGLDAATKDTVHQVMANFTKQGVTIITVTHDESELAAADRLITIVDGRMEVTA
- a CDS encoding TMEM175 family protein, whose translation is MFHYSKSRLIGISDEIFAVVLTIMVLDIKTPISTAQGPMLDLIKHLVIYFVSFGIVSQYWVYHQELFSRIEHTTSLITITNIYYLCFISLTPFATSWLNDDFGHQLPTMAYSVIIILVNLTQAIMFHEVIEIGESDGIKMSAHDREEYRSAQIMLGFSLLYLLISYFAPQYFLIVVIIGIALRTTVTTSARIINFIRTRRITK